The Thermodesulfobacteriota bacterium genome includes a region encoding these proteins:
- a CDS encoding response regulator has protein sequence MDILIIDDEKGIRETMGTFLAEQGHTVRVASTGDEGLWLLEDRPAELVLTDLKMPGISGIDVLRRVRERWPGTEVVLVTGYGTMDDAVDALRLGAYDFLVKPVRLARLELLIRHCEERLRFSRDNRALREVVERLRDLNERKEKFIALANHEIRTPTTVAAGLVSLLAGKTAVLSEDQRRLLESADRALRRLKEVVEDLGDLGLNQAGGLELHPTAQTVGDLARGVGDLCQMYGTLRQLCVTWACRAPEDLALHADVRKLLRAVGALVQNAVKFTPDGGQVDVEVRTEGRDLVVAVADSGVGVPEAEREKIFDLFYESADVRHHRTSGHEFGGGGLGIGLPLARSIVRAHGGSLSYEPRRDGGSLFCVRLPLEGSGGLSPGTQA, from the coding sequence ATGGATATCCTCATCATCGATGACGAAAAGGGCATCCGGGAGACCATGGGCACGTTCCTGGCGGAGCAGGGCCACACCGTCCGGGTTGCCTCCACGGGCGACGAAGGGCTCTGGCTCCTGGAGGACCGCCCCGCGGAGCTCGTGCTCACCGACCTCAAGATGCCCGGCATCTCGGGCATCGACGTGCTCCGGCGGGTTCGGGAGCGTTGGCCCGGAACCGAGGTGGTTCTGGTCACGGGGTACGGCACCATGGACGACGCCGTGGACGCCCTGCGCCTGGGGGCCTACGACTTTCTCGTAAAGCCGGTGCGCCTGGCCCGGCTCGAGCTCCTCATCCGACACTGCGAGGAGCGGCTGCGCTTTTCCCGGGACAACCGCGCCCTGCGCGAGGTGGTGGAACGGCTGCGCGACCTCAACGAGCGCAAGGAGAAGTTCATTGCCCTAGCGAACCACGAGATCCGCACCCCGACCACCGTGGCAGCCGGGTTGGTGTCTCTCCTCGCCGGGAAGACCGCAGTCCTCTCCGAAGACCAGCGCCGCCTCCTGGAGTCGGCGGATCGTGCCCTGCGGCGCCTCAAGGAGGTGGTGGAGGATCTGGGGGACCTGGGCCTGAACCAGGCAGGGGGGCTCGAGCTCCACCCCACGGCCCAAACCGTGGGGGACCTGGCCCGGGGGGTGGGCGACCTGTGCCAGATGTACGGCACCTTGCGGCAGCTCTGCGTCACCTGGGCGTGCCGTGCCCCCGAAGACCTGGCGCTCCACGCCGACGTGCGCAAACTGCTGCGGGCGGTGGGGGCTCTGGTGCAGAACGCCGTCAAGTTCACCCCCGACGGGGGCCAGGTCGACGTGGAAGTGCGAACGGAAGGCCGGGATCTGGTCGTGGCCGTGGCCGATTCCGGGGTGGGTGTCCCGGAGGCCGAGCGCGAGAAGATCTTCGACCTGTTCTACGAATCGGCCGACGTACGCCACCACCGCACCTCCGGACACGAGTTCGGAGGGGGAGGCCTGGGGATCGGGTTGCCCCTGGCCCGCTCCATCGTGCGGGCCCACGGGGGCAGCCTCTCCTACGAGCCCCGCCGCGACGGGGGCAGCCTGTTTTGCGTCCGCCTCCCCC
- a CDS encoding tetratricopeptide repeat protein, whose protein sequence is MQIALNDFDLLFDSLVGQVPAESPVSLPSPEGTGQEQDEWIARAVALFHRGDYARCQSLLQKCEAQGSRDVRVRAFLAASRSMGNGRVRDGVVACLEAIRGAFYIPDLYFALGVLLLRAGDRAKAHAAFQRGLRLDPHHAGLTARLREMGERRVPVLGFLDRANPANRVLGRMRAQLSGG, encoded by the coding sequence GTGCAGATTGCCCTCAACGACTTCGATCTCCTGTTCGACTCCCTCGTGGGCCAGGTCCCGGCCGAAAGCCCGGTGTCCCTTCCGTCGCCGGAGGGGACCGGTCAGGAGCAGGACGAGTGGATCGCCCGCGCCGTGGCCCTCTTCCACCGGGGAGATTACGCGCGGTGCCAATCCCTGCTCCAGAAGTGCGAAGCGCAGGGCTCCCGGGACGTCCGGGTACGCGCGTTTCTCGCAGCGAGCCGCTCCATGGGCAACGGCCGGGTGCGCGACGGGGTGGTGGCCTGTCTCGAGGCAATTCGGGGCGCCTTCTATATTCCGGACCTGTACTTCGCCCTTGGGGTGCTGCTCCTGCGGGCGGGGGATCGCGCCAAGGCCCACGCCGCGTTCCAGCGGGGACTTCGCCTGGATCCCCACCACGCCGGTCTCACGGCACGGCTGCGAGAGATGGGCGAGCGCCGCGTCCCGGTCCTGGGCTTTCTCGACCGGGCCAACCCGGCCAACCGGGTCCTGGGCCGGATGCGGGCGCAGCTCTCGGGCGGCTGA
- a CDS encoding multiheme c-type cytochrome yields the protein MPLRALRRTALATALACAAPAAAELPFYPSAINTVTGLPASLDAFTPADRCAYCHPLQHEEWSGSMHANAFADPLYQAAWREASRELGGAMDRLCAGCHTPVGTAAEQVWIRESGEIVIHPLAQEGVTCDFCHTVARVEMLERGGVPGNAGLVLDPEGPKRGPYADAFSTFHETAYSDLHTRSEFCGACHNVFHPVTGTSIARTYEEWKGSVYAAEEIHCQDCHMVPPEVAAQVAATLEKPALSGPSSNFGTSRSPFFHHTFTGANSAIPDFLSYPRHAADAVSRLRIAARVRVEAPAVLGPDSEGTLEVRVRNVGAGHNLPTGMTELRQAWLHVTVSDDGDAGRVLWESGALRPDGALDPAARTYGAEAVDEDGVPTWKPWKVARIARDSTIPPRAQALETYRFPVPAAAKGPLRARATLRYRSFPQDVADRYLGRPGHVVPVVDMAADEAVLPLRRR from the coding sequence ATGCCCCTGCGCGCTCTCCGAAGGACCGCCCTCGCGACGGCCCTCGCCTGTGCGGCCCCAGCCGCCGCCGAGCTCCCCTTCTACCCCAGCGCCATCAACACGGTGACGGGGTTGCCCGCAAGCCTGGACGCGTTCACTCCGGCGGACCGGTGTGCGTACTGCCATCCGCTCCAACACGAGGAGTGGTCCGGCTCGATGCACGCCAACGCCTTTGCCGATCCCCTGTATCAGGCGGCTTGGCGCGAGGCCTCCCGGGAGCTGGGGGGAGCCATGGACCGCCTCTGCGCGGGGTGCCACACCCCCGTGGGCACAGCCGCCGAGCAGGTATGGATCCGAGAGAGCGGCGAGATCGTGATCCACCCCCTGGCCCAGGAAGGGGTCACCTGCGACTTCTGCCACACGGTGGCTCGGGTCGAGATGCTCGAGCGCGGTGGGGTCCCCGGCAACGCCGGCCTCGTGCTCGATCCGGAGGGGCCCAAACGGGGGCCCTACGCCGACGCTTTCAGCACGTTCCACGAGACCGCATATTCCGATCTGCACACCCGTAGCGAGTTTTGCGGAGCGTGCCACAACGTGTTCCACCCCGTCACCGGAACGTCCATCGCCCGCACCTACGAAGAGTGGAAGGGCAGCGTCTACGCCGCAGAAGAGATCCATTGCCAGGACTGCCACATGGTGCCCCCCGAGGTCGCGGCCCAAGTGGCGGCCACCCTGGAAAAGCCCGCCCTGTCCGGGCCCTCGAGCAACTTCGGCACCAGCCGGTCGCCCTTCTTTCATCACACCTTTACCGGCGCCAACTCGGCCATTCCCGACTTCTTGAGCTACCCGCGGCACGCCGCGGACGCCGTTTCCCGCCTGCGCATCGCGGCCCGGGTCCGGGTCGAGGCACCGGCGGTCCTGGGGCCCGACAGCGAAGGAACGTTGGAGGTTCGGGTCCGCAACGTGGGCGCCGGCCACAACCTGCCCACCGGCATGACGGAGTTGCGCCAGGCGTGGCTCCACGTAACCGTCTCCGACGACGGCGACGCAGGCCGGGTGCTCTGGGAGAGCGGGGCGCTGCGCCCCGACGGGGCCCTCGACCCGGCGGCCCGGACCTACGGCGCCGAGGCAGTGGACGAGGACGGCGTCCCCACCTGGAAGCCCTGGAAGGTCGCGCGCATCGCTCGCGACAGCACGATCCCCCCCAGGGCCCAGGCCCTGGAAACCTATCGGTTCCCCGTACCGGCCGCCGCCAAGGGCCCCCTGCGGGCCCGCGCCACCTTGCGCTATCGCTCCTTCCCCCAGGACGTGGCCGACCGGTACCTGGGCCGCCCCGGGCACGTCGTGCCCGTGGTGGACATGGCGGCCGACGAGGCGGTGTTGCCCCTGCGCCGCCGCTAG
- a CDS encoding phosphatidylglycerol lysyltransferase domain-containing protein: MERIPRFPESCEVSLELRDEVAPVLRRARAGLSEFTFANLFLFRKAHDYRLSRWDSLLLVTGRGYGGERYAFPPAGEGDTGAAARALCAHLEAQGSPGSLFPVPEAWVARQFSSGWACRADRDQADYVYSRDDLAFLPGKKFHKRRNRLVKFLREEAGSYSFRELGPEHLGPCLDLARGWCTIRCSADKPATFLETDAAVEALTHREALGLRGGVILLGARVAAFCLGEELDPETFVVHFEKAEPEREGLAQLINRDFCLHALEGYRYVNREQDLGDPGLRQAKESYHPVFLAAKYRVTPAGPGPA; encoded by the coding sequence ATGGAGAGAATTCCCCGGTTTCCCGAATCCTGCGAGGTGAGCCTCGAGCTGCGCGACGAGGTGGCGCCGGTGCTGCGCCGCGCGCGGGCCGGACTCTCCGAGTTCACCTTCGCCAATCTCTTCCTCTTCCGCAAGGCGCACGACTATCGCCTGAGCCGCTGGGACTCTCTGCTCCTGGTCACGGGCAGGGGGTACGGCGGGGAGCGCTATGCGTTTCCCCCCGCGGGAGAAGGCGACACCGGGGCGGCGGCGCGTGCGCTGTGCGCGCACCTGGAGGCCCAGGGCTCCCCCGGGTCGCTCTTCCCGGTGCCGGAGGCCTGGGTGGCCCGACAGTTCTCCTCCGGCTGGGCATGCCGGGCCGATCGGGATCAGGCCGACTACGTCTACTCCCGTGACGACCTGGCCTTCCTGCCCGGGAAGAAGTTCCACAAGCGCCGAAACCGTCTGGTCAAGTTCCTGCGGGAAGAAGCCGGGAGTTATTCGTTTCGGGAGCTCGGGCCGGAGCACCTGGGCCCGTGCCTCGACCTGGCCCGAGGGTGGTGCACGATCCGCTGCTCGGCCGACAAGCCCGCCACGTTCCTGGAGACCGACGCCGCCGTCGAGGCCCTCACCCACCGCGAGGCCCTGGGGCTCCGCGGGGGGGTAATCCTCCTGGGGGCCCGGGTGGCGGCTTTCTGCCTCGGCGAGGAGCTGGACCCCGAAACCTTCGTGGTGCACTTCGAAAAAGCCGAGCCCGAGCGCGAAGGCCTCGCCCAGCTCATCAATCGGGACTTCTGCCTCCACGCCCTCGAGGGCTACCGGTACGTGAACCGGGAACAGGACCTGGGCGACCCGGGGCTGCGCCAGGCCAAGGAGAGCTACCACCCTGTCTTCCTCGCCGCCAAGTACCGGGTGACGCCCGCCGGGCCCGGCCCGGCGTAG